The following nucleotide sequence is from Tissierellales bacterium.
CTATATATAGTACAACATACTTTGAAAGATATTTCTATAATTTAGAAAAATAGTTCTTGACTTCTATAATTTAGAAGTGTATAATAATATATGAAAGGAGGTTAGGGGAGATGAGCAAGAAAACTCTAAGGCAATTAAGAAGAGAAAGAGATATAACTCAGGAAGAACTAAGTCGCATGACTAGAATAACTAGTAGAAGTATAACAACATACGAAAACAATGTACAAGCTTTAAGGAGTGCAAGTTATGATTATGTAGAAAGGCTAGCTAAAGCTTTAGATGTAGATATAGATGATATTTTTTTAGGATAGACTTCTATAATATAGAAATAAACTCAAGGAGGATAAGTAAATGAAGAAAGATTTACAAATATTTAAAAATAACCAATTTAAAGAAATAAGAACAGTTTTAATTGAGGACAAGTTTTACTTTGTAGGGATAGATATAGCAAATAATTTAGGATATTCAAATGGAAGTAAAGCGGTGTCAAAGCATTGTAAAAATATAGTTAAGGATGTAATAGAAACACCTTCCCAAAATGGGCATCTGGTA
It contains:
- a CDS encoding helix-turn-helix transcriptional regulator → MSKKTLRQLRRERDITQEELSRMTRITSRSITTYENNVQALRSASYDYVERLAKALDVDIDDIFLG